A stretch of Kryptolebias marmoratus isolate JLee-2015 linkage group LG24, ASM164957v2, whole genome shotgun sequence DNA encodes these proteins:
- the exoc1 gene encoding exocyst complex component 1 isoform X2, with protein sequence MTAIKHALQRDIFTPNDERLLGIVNVCKAGKKKKNCFLCATVTTERPVQVKVVKVKKSDKGDFYKRQQTWELRDLTVVDAKDASKENPEFDLHFEKVYRWLASSTAEKNSFISCIWKLNQRYLRKKLEFVNVSSQLLEESVPSGESQSVAGGDEDALDDYQELSAREEQDIESMMEMCEYAISNAEGFAEKLFKELQVLDGANIQSIMASEKQVNILMQLLDEALSEVDTIEGKLSSYEEMLQSVRDQMDQISQSNRLIQISNTNNGKLLDEIQFLVNYMDLSKGHIRALQEGDLTSPKGIEACINASEALLQCMNVALRPGHHELKAVTQQQLLFAELRDTFARRLTNHLNNVFVHQFNHFSHFKMTIPQYYRSSCLSLPGHDQSSTLSQHTADLTLPKHSPLHRDLLRYAKLMEWLKNTHREKYEGLSRTYVDYMSRLYEREIKDFFEVAKIKMAGTSKEAKGKFGLHGSSGKLTGSTSSLNKLTVQGSNSRRSQSSSLLDMGNMSASDLDVADRTKFDKIFEQVLSELEPLCLAEQDFISKFFKLQQHQAVMPPLAQPETEEFDGSAPSRILPQAEHRHSLSSEKDMVRQMMNKIFQSIEPELNSLIALGDKIDSFHSLYMLVKMSHHVWTAENVDPASFLSTTLGNVLVTVKRNFDKCISSQIRQMEEVKISKKSKVGILPFVIGFEEFAELAETIFRNAERRGDLDKAYVKLIKAVFMNVEKVANESQKTPRDVVMMENFHHIFSTLSRLKISCLDAERREAKHKYTDHLQSYVINSLGQPLEKLNHFFEGVEARVAQGVREEEVSYQLAFNKQELRKVIKEYPGKEVKKGLDNLYKKVDKHLCEEESLLQVVWHSMQDEFIRQYKHFEGLIGRCYPGSGITMEFTIQDMLEYFSSIAQSH encoded by the exons ATGACAGCCATCAAGCACGCCCTGCAGAGGGACATCTTCACGCCCAACGACGAGCGTCTCCTCGGCATTGTTAATGTCTGCAaggcaggaaagaaaaagaagaactgcTTCTTGTGTGCTACAG TTACAACAGAGAGGCCTGTCCAGGTTAAAGTGGTTAAGGTGAAAAAATCGGACAAAGGGGATTTTTATAAGAGGCAGCAGACCTGGGAGCTGCGCGATCTGACAGTAGTAGATGCCAAAGATGCAAGCAAG GAAAATCCTGAATTTGATCTTCATTTTGAGAAGGTTTACCGGTGGTTGGCCAGCAGTACAGCTGAAAAGAACTCCTTCATTTCCTGTATTTGGAAGCTGAACCAGCGTTATCTGAGGAAGAAGTTGGAGTTTGTGAATGTCAGTTCTCAGCTGCTTGAAG AGTCTGTGCCGAGTGGCGAGAGCCAAAGTGTTGCAGGAGGCGACGAGGACGCCCTGGACGACTACCAGGAGCTCAGCGCCCGCGAGGAGCAGGACATCGAGAGCATGATGGAGATGTGCGAGTACGCCATCTCAAACGCTGAAGGTTTCGCAGAGAAGCTCTTCAAggagctgcaggttttagatggg GCCAACATTCAGTCCATCATGGCATCAGAGAAGCAGGTGAATATCCTGATGCAGCTGCTGGACGAGGCCCTGTCAGAAGTGGACACCATCGAGGGGAAGCTGAGCAGCTATGAGGAGATGCTTCAGAGCGTCAGGGACCAGATGGACCAGATTTCCCAAAGCAACCGTCTCATCCAGATCAGCAACACCAACAACGGCAAACTGCTGGATGAGATCCAGTTCTTAGTG AACTACATGGACTTGTCAAAAGGACATATCAGGGCTCTGCAGGAGGGGGACCTGACCTCCCCTAAAGGCATAGAGGCTTGCATCAACGCCTCAGAGGCTCTGCTGCAGTGCATGAACGTGGCTCTGCGGCCAG GCCACCACGAGCTGAAAGCCGTgactcagcagcagctcctgtttGCTGAGCTGAGGGATACGTTTGCTCGCCGCCTCACCAATCACCTGAATAACGTGTTTGTGCACCAG TTCAACCACTTCAGTCACTTCAAAATGACCATCCCTCAGTATTATAGGTCCTCCTGTCTTTCACTTCCA GGCCACGACCAGAGCTCCACCTTGTCACAGCACACCGCTGACCTGACCCTGCCCAAACACAGCCCCCTCCACCGGGACCTGTTGCGCTACGCCAAGCTAATGGAGTGGCTGAAGAACACGCACCGAGAGAAGTACGAAGGCCTGTCGCGG ACTTACGTTGACTATATGAGCCGCCTGTATGAGCGAGAAATCAAAGACTTCTTTGAGGTCGCCAAGATAAAGATGGCGGGCACATCCAAAGAAGCAAAGGGAAAGTTTG GCCTGCACGGCAGCTCCGGGAAGCTTACAGGCTCCACGTCGAGTCTGAACAAGCTGACGGTGCAGGGCTCCAACAGCCGCCGGTCCCAGTCGTCCTCGCTGCTGGACATGGGCAACATGTCTGCTTCCGACCTGGACGTAGCAGACAGGACCAAGTTTGACAAG ATATTCGAACAGGTCCTCAGTGAGCTGGAGCCTCTGTGTCTTGCAGAACAAGACTTCATCAGCAAGTTTTTtaagctgcagcagcaccagGCGGTGATGCCTCCCCTTGCACAG CCTGAAACAGAGGAGTTTGACGGAAGCGCACCATCAAGAATCCTTCCCCAGGCAGAACACAGACACTCCTTGTCATCAGA GAAAGACATGGTGCGACAGATGATGAATAAAATCTTCCAGAGCATCGAGCCAGAGCTCAACAGCCTGATTGCTCTGGGTGACAAGATAGACAGCTTCCACTCTCTGTACATGCTGGTGAAGATGAGCCATCATGTGTGGACAGCCGAGAACGTCGACCCGGCCTCTTTCCTCAGCACCACTCTGGGAAATGTGCTGGTCACCGTGAAAAGGAACTTTGATAAGTGCATT TCGAGTCAGATCAGACAGATGGAGGAAGTGAAGATTTCTAAGAAAAGCAAAGTCGGCATCCTGCCTTTCGTCATTGGGTTTGAGGAGTTTGCCGAACTTGCCGAGACAATCTTCCGTAATGCAGAACGCCGAGGAGACCTGGACAAAGCTTACGTCAAGCTCATCAAGGCTGTTTTCATGAACG tgGAGAAGGTAGCCAATGAAAGTCAGAAGACGCCCCGAGACGTCGTCATGATGGAAAATTTCCACCACATCTTCTCCACGCTGTCGCGTCTGAAGATTTCCTGCCTGGATGCTGAGAGACGAGAGGCCAAACACAAATATACTGACCACTTGCAGTCTTATGTAATCAACTCTCTGGGCCAGCCACTAGAGAAGCTTAAc CATTTCTTCGAAGGGGTTGAGGCCCGTGTGGCCCAGGGCGTGCGCGAAGAGGAGGTGAGCTACCAGCTGGCCTTCAACAAACAAGAACTGCGCAAAGTCATCAAAGAGTATCCTGGCAAAGAGGTGAAGAAGGGCCTGGACAACCTTTACAAGAAGGTGGACAAACATCTGTGCGAGGAAGAAAGTTTGCTGCAG GTGGTGTGGCACTCCATGCAGGACGAGTTTATCCGGCAGTACAAGCACTTTGAAGGTCTAATAGGCCGATGCTACCCTGGATCTGGAATCACTATGGAGTTCACCATCCAGGACATGTTGGAGTACTTTTCCAGCATTGCTCAGTCTCATTAG
- the exoc1 gene encoding exocyst complex component 1 isoform X1, which produces MTAIKHALQRDIFTPNDERLLGIVNVCKAGKKKKNCFLCATVTTERPVQVKVVKVKKSDKGDFYKRQQTWELRDLTVVDAKDASKENPEFDLHFEKVYRWLASSTAEKNSFISCIWKLNQRYLRKKLEFVNVSSQLLEESVPSGESQSVAGGDEDALDDYQELSAREEQDIESMMEMCEYAISNAEGFAEKLFKELQVLDGANIQSIMASEKQVNILMQLLDEALSEVDTIEGKLSSYEEMLQSVRDQMDQISQSNRLIQISNTNNGKLLDEIQFLVNYMDLSKGHIRALQEGDLTSPKGIEACINASEALLQCMNVALRPGHHELKAVTQQQLLFAELRDTFARRLTNHLNNVFVHQFNHFSHFKMTIPQYYRSSCLSLPGHDQSSTLSQHTADLTLPKHSPLHRDLLRYAKLMEWLKNTHREKYEGLSRTYVDYMSRLYEREIKDFFEVAKIKMAGTSKEAKGKFATLPRKESALKQETESLHGSSGKLTGSTSSLNKLTVQGSNSRRSQSSSLLDMGNMSASDLDVADRTKFDKIFEQVLSELEPLCLAEQDFISKFFKLQQHQAVMPPLAQPETEEFDGSAPSRILPQAEHRHSLSSEKDMVRQMMNKIFQSIEPELNSLIALGDKIDSFHSLYMLVKMSHHVWTAENVDPASFLSTTLGNVLVTVKRNFDKCISSQIRQMEEVKISKKSKVGILPFVIGFEEFAELAETIFRNAERRGDLDKAYVKLIKAVFMNVEKVANESQKTPRDVVMMENFHHIFSTLSRLKISCLDAERREAKHKYTDHLQSYVINSLGQPLEKLNHFFEGVEARVAQGVREEEVSYQLAFNKQELRKVIKEYPGKEVKKGLDNLYKKVDKHLCEEESLLQVVWHSMQDEFIRQYKHFEGLIGRCYPGSGITMEFTIQDMLEYFSSIAQSH; this is translated from the exons ATGACAGCCATCAAGCACGCCCTGCAGAGGGACATCTTCACGCCCAACGACGAGCGTCTCCTCGGCATTGTTAATGTCTGCAaggcaggaaagaaaaagaagaactgcTTCTTGTGTGCTACAG TTACAACAGAGAGGCCTGTCCAGGTTAAAGTGGTTAAGGTGAAAAAATCGGACAAAGGGGATTTTTATAAGAGGCAGCAGACCTGGGAGCTGCGCGATCTGACAGTAGTAGATGCCAAAGATGCAAGCAAG GAAAATCCTGAATTTGATCTTCATTTTGAGAAGGTTTACCGGTGGTTGGCCAGCAGTACAGCTGAAAAGAACTCCTTCATTTCCTGTATTTGGAAGCTGAACCAGCGTTATCTGAGGAAGAAGTTGGAGTTTGTGAATGTCAGTTCTCAGCTGCTTGAAG AGTCTGTGCCGAGTGGCGAGAGCCAAAGTGTTGCAGGAGGCGACGAGGACGCCCTGGACGACTACCAGGAGCTCAGCGCCCGCGAGGAGCAGGACATCGAGAGCATGATGGAGATGTGCGAGTACGCCATCTCAAACGCTGAAGGTTTCGCAGAGAAGCTCTTCAAggagctgcaggttttagatggg GCCAACATTCAGTCCATCATGGCATCAGAGAAGCAGGTGAATATCCTGATGCAGCTGCTGGACGAGGCCCTGTCAGAAGTGGACACCATCGAGGGGAAGCTGAGCAGCTATGAGGAGATGCTTCAGAGCGTCAGGGACCAGATGGACCAGATTTCCCAAAGCAACCGTCTCATCCAGATCAGCAACACCAACAACGGCAAACTGCTGGATGAGATCCAGTTCTTAGTG AACTACATGGACTTGTCAAAAGGACATATCAGGGCTCTGCAGGAGGGGGACCTGACCTCCCCTAAAGGCATAGAGGCTTGCATCAACGCCTCAGAGGCTCTGCTGCAGTGCATGAACGTGGCTCTGCGGCCAG GCCACCACGAGCTGAAAGCCGTgactcagcagcagctcctgtttGCTGAGCTGAGGGATACGTTTGCTCGCCGCCTCACCAATCACCTGAATAACGTGTTTGTGCACCAG TTCAACCACTTCAGTCACTTCAAAATGACCATCCCTCAGTATTATAGGTCCTCCTGTCTTTCACTTCCA GGCCACGACCAGAGCTCCACCTTGTCACAGCACACCGCTGACCTGACCCTGCCCAAACACAGCCCCCTCCACCGGGACCTGTTGCGCTACGCCAAGCTAATGGAGTGGCTGAAGAACACGCACCGAGAGAAGTACGAAGGCCTGTCGCGG ACTTACGTTGACTATATGAGCCGCCTGTATGAGCGAGAAATCAAAGACTTCTTTGAGGTCGCCAAGATAAAGATGGCGGGCACATCCAAAGAAGCAAAGGGAAAGTTTG CCACGCTTCCGCGGAAAGAGAGTGcactcaaacaggaaacagaaa GCCTGCACGGCAGCTCCGGGAAGCTTACAGGCTCCACGTCGAGTCTGAACAAGCTGACGGTGCAGGGCTCCAACAGCCGCCGGTCCCAGTCGTCCTCGCTGCTGGACATGGGCAACATGTCTGCTTCCGACCTGGACGTAGCAGACAGGACCAAGTTTGACAAG ATATTCGAACAGGTCCTCAGTGAGCTGGAGCCTCTGTGTCTTGCAGAACAAGACTTCATCAGCAAGTTTTTtaagctgcagcagcaccagGCGGTGATGCCTCCCCTTGCACAG CCTGAAACAGAGGAGTTTGACGGAAGCGCACCATCAAGAATCCTTCCCCAGGCAGAACACAGACACTCCTTGTCATCAGA GAAAGACATGGTGCGACAGATGATGAATAAAATCTTCCAGAGCATCGAGCCAGAGCTCAACAGCCTGATTGCTCTGGGTGACAAGATAGACAGCTTCCACTCTCTGTACATGCTGGTGAAGATGAGCCATCATGTGTGGACAGCCGAGAACGTCGACCCGGCCTCTTTCCTCAGCACCACTCTGGGAAATGTGCTGGTCACCGTGAAAAGGAACTTTGATAAGTGCATT TCGAGTCAGATCAGACAGATGGAGGAAGTGAAGATTTCTAAGAAAAGCAAAGTCGGCATCCTGCCTTTCGTCATTGGGTTTGAGGAGTTTGCCGAACTTGCCGAGACAATCTTCCGTAATGCAGAACGCCGAGGAGACCTGGACAAAGCTTACGTCAAGCTCATCAAGGCTGTTTTCATGAACG tgGAGAAGGTAGCCAATGAAAGTCAGAAGACGCCCCGAGACGTCGTCATGATGGAAAATTTCCACCACATCTTCTCCACGCTGTCGCGTCTGAAGATTTCCTGCCTGGATGCTGAGAGACGAGAGGCCAAACACAAATATACTGACCACTTGCAGTCTTATGTAATCAACTCTCTGGGCCAGCCACTAGAGAAGCTTAAc CATTTCTTCGAAGGGGTTGAGGCCCGTGTGGCCCAGGGCGTGCGCGAAGAGGAGGTGAGCTACCAGCTGGCCTTCAACAAACAAGAACTGCGCAAAGTCATCAAAGAGTATCCTGGCAAAGAGGTGAAGAAGGGCCTGGACAACCTTTACAAGAAGGTGGACAAACATCTGTGCGAGGAAGAAAGTTTGCTGCAG GTGGTGTGGCACTCCATGCAGGACGAGTTTATCCGGCAGTACAAGCACTTTGAAGGTCTAATAGGCCGATGCTACCCTGGATCTGGAATCACTATGGAGTTCACCATCCAGGACATGTTGGAGTACTTTTCCAGCATTGCTCAGTCTCATTAG
- the exoc1 gene encoding exocyst complex component 1 isoform X3, whose amino-acid sequence MTAIKHALQRDIFTPNDERLLGIVNVCKAGKKKKNCFLCATVTTERPVQVKVVKVKKSDKGDFYKRQQTWELRDLTVVDAKDASKENPEFDLHFEKVYRWLASSTAEKNSFISCIWKLNQRYLRKKLEFVNVSSQLLEESVPSGESQSVAGGDEDALDDYQELSAREEQDIESMMEMCEYAISNAEGFAEKLFKELQVLDGANIQSIMASEKQVNILMQLLDEALSEVDTIEGKLSSYEEMLQSVRDQMDQISQSNRLIQISNTNNGKLLDEIQFLVNYMDLSKGHIRALQEGDLTSPKGIEACINASEALLQCMNVALRPGHHELKAVTQQQLLFAELRDTFARRLTNHLNNVFVHQGHDQSSTLSQHTADLTLPKHSPLHRDLLRYAKLMEWLKNTHREKYEGLSRTYVDYMSRLYEREIKDFFEVAKIKMAGTSKEAKGKFATLPRKESALKQETESLHGSSGKLTGSTSSLNKLTVQGSNSRRSQSSSLLDMGNMSASDLDVADRTKFDKIFEQVLSELEPLCLAEQDFISKFFKLQQHQAVMPPLAQPETEEFDGSAPSRILPQAEHRHSLSSEKDMVRQMMNKIFQSIEPELNSLIALGDKIDSFHSLYMLVKMSHHVWTAENVDPASFLSTTLGNVLVTVKRNFDKCISSQIRQMEEVKISKKSKVGILPFVIGFEEFAELAETIFRNAERRGDLDKAYVKLIKAVFMNVEKVANESQKTPRDVVMMENFHHIFSTLSRLKISCLDAERREAKHKYTDHLQSYVINSLGQPLEKLNHFFEGVEARVAQGVREEEVSYQLAFNKQELRKVIKEYPGKEVKKGLDNLYKKVDKHLCEEESLLQVVWHSMQDEFIRQYKHFEGLIGRCYPGSGITMEFTIQDMLEYFSSIAQSH is encoded by the exons ATGACAGCCATCAAGCACGCCCTGCAGAGGGACATCTTCACGCCCAACGACGAGCGTCTCCTCGGCATTGTTAATGTCTGCAaggcaggaaagaaaaagaagaactgcTTCTTGTGTGCTACAG TTACAACAGAGAGGCCTGTCCAGGTTAAAGTGGTTAAGGTGAAAAAATCGGACAAAGGGGATTTTTATAAGAGGCAGCAGACCTGGGAGCTGCGCGATCTGACAGTAGTAGATGCCAAAGATGCAAGCAAG GAAAATCCTGAATTTGATCTTCATTTTGAGAAGGTTTACCGGTGGTTGGCCAGCAGTACAGCTGAAAAGAACTCCTTCATTTCCTGTATTTGGAAGCTGAACCAGCGTTATCTGAGGAAGAAGTTGGAGTTTGTGAATGTCAGTTCTCAGCTGCTTGAAG AGTCTGTGCCGAGTGGCGAGAGCCAAAGTGTTGCAGGAGGCGACGAGGACGCCCTGGACGACTACCAGGAGCTCAGCGCCCGCGAGGAGCAGGACATCGAGAGCATGATGGAGATGTGCGAGTACGCCATCTCAAACGCTGAAGGTTTCGCAGAGAAGCTCTTCAAggagctgcaggttttagatggg GCCAACATTCAGTCCATCATGGCATCAGAGAAGCAGGTGAATATCCTGATGCAGCTGCTGGACGAGGCCCTGTCAGAAGTGGACACCATCGAGGGGAAGCTGAGCAGCTATGAGGAGATGCTTCAGAGCGTCAGGGACCAGATGGACCAGATTTCCCAAAGCAACCGTCTCATCCAGATCAGCAACACCAACAACGGCAAACTGCTGGATGAGATCCAGTTCTTAGTG AACTACATGGACTTGTCAAAAGGACATATCAGGGCTCTGCAGGAGGGGGACCTGACCTCCCCTAAAGGCATAGAGGCTTGCATCAACGCCTCAGAGGCTCTGCTGCAGTGCATGAACGTGGCTCTGCGGCCAG GCCACCACGAGCTGAAAGCCGTgactcagcagcagctcctgtttGCTGAGCTGAGGGATACGTTTGCTCGCCGCCTCACCAATCACCTGAATAACGTGTTTGTGCACCAG GGCCACGACCAGAGCTCCACCTTGTCACAGCACACCGCTGACCTGACCCTGCCCAAACACAGCCCCCTCCACCGGGACCTGTTGCGCTACGCCAAGCTAATGGAGTGGCTGAAGAACACGCACCGAGAGAAGTACGAAGGCCTGTCGCGG ACTTACGTTGACTATATGAGCCGCCTGTATGAGCGAGAAATCAAAGACTTCTTTGAGGTCGCCAAGATAAAGATGGCGGGCACATCCAAAGAAGCAAAGGGAAAGTTTG CCACGCTTCCGCGGAAAGAGAGTGcactcaaacaggaaacagaaa GCCTGCACGGCAGCTCCGGGAAGCTTACAGGCTCCACGTCGAGTCTGAACAAGCTGACGGTGCAGGGCTCCAACAGCCGCCGGTCCCAGTCGTCCTCGCTGCTGGACATGGGCAACATGTCTGCTTCCGACCTGGACGTAGCAGACAGGACCAAGTTTGACAAG ATATTCGAACAGGTCCTCAGTGAGCTGGAGCCTCTGTGTCTTGCAGAACAAGACTTCATCAGCAAGTTTTTtaagctgcagcagcaccagGCGGTGATGCCTCCCCTTGCACAG CCTGAAACAGAGGAGTTTGACGGAAGCGCACCATCAAGAATCCTTCCCCAGGCAGAACACAGACACTCCTTGTCATCAGA GAAAGACATGGTGCGACAGATGATGAATAAAATCTTCCAGAGCATCGAGCCAGAGCTCAACAGCCTGATTGCTCTGGGTGACAAGATAGACAGCTTCCACTCTCTGTACATGCTGGTGAAGATGAGCCATCATGTGTGGACAGCCGAGAACGTCGACCCGGCCTCTTTCCTCAGCACCACTCTGGGAAATGTGCTGGTCACCGTGAAAAGGAACTTTGATAAGTGCATT TCGAGTCAGATCAGACAGATGGAGGAAGTGAAGATTTCTAAGAAAAGCAAAGTCGGCATCCTGCCTTTCGTCATTGGGTTTGAGGAGTTTGCCGAACTTGCCGAGACAATCTTCCGTAATGCAGAACGCCGAGGAGACCTGGACAAAGCTTACGTCAAGCTCATCAAGGCTGTTTTCATGAACG tgGAGAAGGTAGCCAATGAAAGTCAGAAGACGCCCCGAGACGTCGTCATGATGGAAAATTTCCACCACATCTTCTCCACGCTGTCGCGTCTGAAGATTTCCTGCCTGGATGCTGAGAGACGAGAGGCCAAACACAAATATACTGACCACTTGCAGTCTTATGTAATCAACTCTCTGGGCCAGCCACTAGAGAAGCTTAAc CATTTCTTCGAAGGGGTTGAGGCCCGTGTGGCCCAGGGCGTGCGCGAAGAGGAGGTGAGCTACCAGCTGGCCTTCAACAAACAAGAACTGCGCAAAGTCATCAAAGAGTATCCTGGCAAAGAGGTGAAGAAGGGCCTGGACAACCTTTACAAGAAGGTGGACAAACATCTGTGCGAGGAAGAAAGTTTGCTGCAG GTGGTGTGGCACTCCATGCAGGACGAGTTTATCCGGCAGTACAAGCACTTTGAAGGTCTAATAGGCCGATGCTACCCTGGATCTGGAATCACTATGGAGTTCACCATCCAGGACATGTTGGAGTACTTTTCCAGCATTGCTCAGTCTCATTAG
- the exoc1 gene encoding exocyst complex component 1 isoform X4, whose protein sequence is MTAIKHALQRDIFTPNDERLLGIVNVCKAGKKKKNCFLCATVTTERPVQVKVVKVKKSDKGDFYKRQQTWELRDLTVVDAKDASKENPEFDLHFEKVYRWLASSTAEKNSFISCIWKLNQRYLRKKLEFVNVSSQLLEESVPSGESQSVAGGDEDALDDYQELSAREEQDIESMMEMCEYAISNAEGFAEKLFKELQVLDGANIQSIMASEKQVNILMQLLDEALSEVDTIEGKLSSYEEMLQSVRDQMDQISQSNRLIQISNTNNGKLLDEIQFLVNYMDLSKGHIRALQEGDLTSPKGIEACINASEALLQCMNVALRPGHHELKAVTQQQLLFAELRDTFARRLTNHLNNVFVHQGHDQSSTLSQHTADLTLPKHSPLHRDLLRYAKLMEWLKNTHREKYEGLSRTYVDYMSRLYEREIKDFFEVAKIKMAGTSKEAKGKFGLHGSSGKLTGSTSSLNKLTVQGSNSRRSQSSSLLDMGNMSASDLDVADRTKFDKIFEQVLSELEPLCLAEQDFISKFFKLQQHQAVMPPLAQPETEEFDGSAPSRILPQAEHRHSLSSEKDMVRQMMNKIFQSIEPELNSLIALGDKIDSFHSLYMLVKMSHHVWTAENVDPASFLSTTLGNVLVTVKRNFDKCISSQIRQMEEVKISKKSKVGILPFVIGFEEFAELAETIFRNAERRGDLDKAYVKLIKAVFMNVEKVANESQKTPRDVVMMENFHHIFSTLSRLKISCLDAERREAKHKYTDHLQSYVINSLGQPLEKLNHFFEGVEARVAQGVREEEVSYQLAFNKQELRKVIKEYPGKEVKKGLDNLYKKVDKHLCEEESLLQVVWHSMQDEFIRQYKHFEGLIGRCYPGSGITMEFTIQDMLEYFSSIAQSH, encoded by the exons ATGACAGCCATCAAGCACGCCCTGCAGAGGGACATCTTCACGCCCAACGACGAGCGTCTCCTCGGCATTGTTAATGTCTGCAaggcaggaaagaaaaagaagaactgcTTCTTGTGTGCTACAG TTACAACAGAGAGGCCTGTCCAGGTTAAAGTGGTTAAGGTGAAAAAATCGGACAAAGGGGATTTTTATAAGAGGCAGCAGACCTGGGAGCTGCGCGATCTGACAGTAGTAGATGCCAAAGATGCAAGCAAG GAAAATCCTGAATTTGATCTTCATTTTGAGAAGGTTTACCGGTGGTTGGCCAGCAGTACAGCTGAAAAGAACTCCTTCATTTCCTGTATTTGGAAGCTGAACCAGCGTTATCTGAGGAAGAAGTTGGAGTTTGTGAATGTCAGTTCTCAGCTGCTTGAAG AGTCTGTGCCGAGTGGCGAGAGCCAAAGTGTTGCAGGAGGCGACGAGGACGCCCTGGACGACTACCAGGAGCTCAGCGCCCGCGAGGAGCAGGACATCGAGAGCATGATGGAGATGTGCGAGTACGCCATCTCAAACGCTGAAGGTTTCGCAGAGAAGCTCTTCAAggagctgcaggttttagatggg GCCAACATTCAGTCCATCATGGCATCAGAGAAGCAGGTGAATATCCTGATGCAGCTGCTGGACGAGGCCCTGTCAGAAGTGGACACCATCGAGGGGAAGCTGAGCAGCTATGAGGAGATGCTTCAGAGCGTCAGGGACCAGATGGACCAGATTTCCCAAAGCAACCGTCTCATCCAGATCAGCAACACCAACAACGGCAAACTGCTGGATGAGATCCAGTTCTTAGTG AACTACATGGACTTGTCAAAAGGACATATCAGGGCTCTGCAGGAGGGGGACCTGACCTCCCCTAAAGGCATAGAGGCTTGCATCAACGCCTCAGAGGCTCTGCTGCAGTGCATGAACGTGGCTCTGCGGCCAG GCCACCACGAGCTGAAAGCCGTgactcagcagcagctcctgtttGCTGAGCTGAGGGATACGTTTGCTCGCCGCCTCACCAATCACCTGAATAACGTGTTTGTGCACCAG GGCCACGACCAGAGCTCCACCTTGTCACAGCACACCGCTGACCTGACCCTGCCCAAACACAGCCCCCTCCACCGGGACCTGTTGCGCTACGCCAAGCTAATGGAGTGGCTGAAGAACACGCACCGAGAGAAGTACGAAGGCCTGTCGCGG ACTTACGTTGACTATATGAGCCGCCTGTATGAGCGAGAAATCAAAGACTTCTTTGAGGTCGCCAAGATAAAGATGGCGGGCACATCCAAAGAAGCAAAGGGAAAGTTTG GCCTGCACGGCAGCTCCGGGAAGCTTACAGGCTCCACGTCGAGTCTGAACAAGCTGACGGTGCAGGGCTCCAACAGCCGCCGGTCCCAGTCGTCCTCGCTGCTGGACATGGGCAACATGTCTGCTTCCGACCTGGACGTAGCAGACAGGACCAAGTTTGACAAG ATATTCGAACAGGTCCTCAGTGAGCTGGAGCCTCTGTGTCTTGCAGAACAAGACTTCATCAGCAAGTTTTTtaagctgcagcagcaccagGCGGTGATGCCTCCCCTTGCACAG CCTGAAACAGAGGAGTTTGACGGAAGCGCACCATCAAGAATCCTTCCCCAGGCAGAACACAGACACTCCTTGTCATCAGA GAAAGACATGGTGCGACAGATGATGAATAAAATCTTCCAGAGCATCGAGCCAGAGCTCAACAGCCTGATTGCTCTGGGTGACAAGATAGACAGCTTCCACTCTCTGTACATGCTGGTGAAGATGAGCCATCATGTGTGGACAGCCGAGAACGTCGACCCGGCCTCTTTCCTCAGCACCACTCTGGGAAATGTGCTGGTCACCGTGAAAAGGAACTTTGATAAGTGCATT TCGAGTCAGATCAGACAGATGGAGGAAGTGAAGATTTCTAAGAAAAGCAAAGTCGGCATCCTGCCTTTCGTCATTGGGTTTGAGGAGTTTGCCGAACTTGCCGAGACAATCTTCCGTAATGCAGAACGCCGAGGAGACCTGGACAAAGCTTACGTCAAGCTCATCAAGGCTGTTTTCATGAACG tgGAGAAGGTAGCCAATGAAAGTCAGAAGACGCCCCGAGACGTCGTCATGATGGAAAATTTCCACCACATCTTCTCCACGCTGTCGCGTCTGAAGATTTCCTGCCTGGATGCTGAGAGACGAGAGGCCAAACACAAATATACTGACCACTTGCAGTCTTATGTAATCAACTCTCTGGGCCAGCCACTAGAGAAGCTTAAc CATTTCTTCGAAGGGGTTGAGGCCCGTGTGGCCCAGGGCGTGCGCGAAGAGGAGGTGAGCTACCAGCTGGCCTTCAACAAACAAGAACTGCGCAAAGTCATCAAAGAGTATCCTGGCAAAGAGGTGAAGAAGGGCCTGGACAACCTTTACAAGAAGGTGGACAAACATCTGTGCGAGGAAGAAAGTTTGCTGCAG GTGGTGTGGCACTCCATGCAGGACGAGTTTATCCGGCAGTACAAGCACTTTGAAGGTCTAATAGGCCGATGCTACCCTGGATCTGGAATCACTATGGAGTTCACCATCCAGGACATGTTGGAGTACTTTTCCAGCATTGCTCAGTCTCATTAG